The following nucleotide sequence is from Pedobacter sp. PACM 27299.
GGAATTGTATAGAATACTTTCTGATTAATGACATGGCATCCCTCATCAAAACTATTAAAAATTTAAGTGTCTGATTCCAATGAAATGAATTTTAGGTTAAGGTAGGGGGTAAAAAAACTCTTGTTTGTTCAAATCGAGCCATATTTGATCAAACAAGAGTTTTTTTATGCCATAAAAAACAGCGTTCTTTCTTCCGTCGAAGCCACAACGCTTTGCCAGCGGTTATGCACAAACCCAGGCGTTTTTGTATCAAGGGGTTAATCTATTTTCTCTTCCCGATATTATTCATCGACCTCGGTTCCAAAGTCGTGGTAAACAGAGGTGTTCGGGAATAAGTCACTAAGAAGATCACTCTCTAACTCTTTAATTTCGTAATAAAGGTTGGAGACCTCGTTCAAATTCGTTACTTCATCCTTTTTGTCATCTTTTAAATCCTCAATACTTGAAGAAAGGATTAAATATTTATTAGGAGTGTTCTTTATTCTTTCTACAAATGCTGTAATTTGATTTTCCGTTTTGTTGATATTTGGGCATGGACGTCAAGGTAAATTGATAACAACAAACAAATTCACAAGATCTAAGACTTGTTTCATCAAATGGATAAGATTCAAAGCTGATGAAGCTTATTTGGGTGGGGTTGTGTTGCTGCCGATTAGCAGTAATAAAAAAGGTCTTTCAAAAACTTGTGACCGTCAATAATCGTTGTATAATAAATTTAATAAAGTCTTTGTAACAGTTATGATATAAATTGTTAGTTTAATACAAAATATACTTTACATTTGTAATCCTATTTTTTTTAGTATTTCCTCTCAAAACATATAAGCTCCTATGATACAAATTAACCAAGCCTGTGATTATATTATTTTTAGATTGAAAGTCGAGGGTGAAAGTCAATTGAATCACCTCAAGCTTCAGAAGCTACTTTATTATGTCCAATCGTGGCATTTGGCATTTTATGGTGAACCATTTTTTAATGGCAAATTTCAAGCTTGGGTTCATGGACCAGTAAATAGAGCCATCTACAACAGGTTTAAAGACAGTAAATACATGTATACAACGATCAATACATCGGATCTTATGGAGCCTGAGATTGTTAAAACACTTGATGGGGATTCAAAAGAGCATATTGATAGTGTTTTAGAAGTATACGCTGGTTATTCAGATACAGAACTTGAGGCTAAGACCCATGCTGAAACTCCTTGGATTGATGCACGAAAAGGTTATGAACCTTTTCAAAGATGTGAAGTTGAGTTGGATGAAAGTACTATTACAAGATATTATAAAGCTCGTTTATAGTACTCCTTATGGGAAAGAACAGAAAACCTATTGATGAAGTCTCTAAAAAGCGCCTAGTACCAAAGGATAATAAGGCTAAATCGAGTCATGATAGGCTACAGCCTAAAGACACTTCCTCTGTAAAAAAAGTATTCTGGACATTTGGTTTTAAGTATTACACTCAAATAGATTTGTTTGGTTTGAGTAATGTCGATGTACCTTGGTTTGTTGCACTTCTTGATAGGTTAAGAGATACTTCTAAAATGGAATATACGGGCATGACTCAAGTTCTTGAGGAAGGATATCGCTATCACGAAATCAATTGGAGCCAAAAAAATATTCCACTTCAAAGAGAGGAATTTAAGTGGGTATTGTCTGATTACCTAAATAATGAGTTGGAATACCCTTTTTGTCAGTTCCATATTTCAAAGGGAACGGGTAGGATTGTTGGTTTTTGGGATGAAAGCAATATATTCCAGATCATTTTGCTTGATCCTCTTCACAATCTTCAACCATCGAAGTTTAATGATTACGAATTAAGGGAATGTTATCCTGCTAAAAGTCAATTTGATTCATTACAATTTGAAATAGATGAAATCTTGAGGTCTAATTGTTCCGTAACATCTTGCTCGGTATTTGAAAAACTTCGCACTCTGCCAACTGGCAGAAGTAATATCAATGTAGTAGTTGCGCATCTTGACAACGACTTTCACAAATCATTAGGCGAAGTTCTGAAGCATAAAACACTAAGTGAAATAATTGAGGCTGGCGTGCTTAGCTTGACTGATTAAATCTATTGATATCTTTTGCAGT
It contains:
- a CDS encoding Panacea domain-containing protein; the encoded protein is MIQINQACDYIIFRLKVEGESQLNHLKLQKLLYYVQSWHLAFYGEPFFNGKFQAWVHGPVNRAIYNRFKDSKYMYTTINTSDLMEPEIVKTLDGDSKEHIDSVLEVYAGYSDTELEAKTHAETPWIDARKGYEPFQRCEVELDESTITRYYKARL